Proteins found in one Oscillatoria salina IIICB1 genomic segment:
- a CDS encoding sulfotransferase: MKNCLILGSGRSGTSMVAATLAKAGYFMGDRLSTERFSNPMGNFEDIEINRLNEILLAQVVPKRPRFIGNYFFRHRPIMWQRWLSSVPLNIDLPASELVTKQITALTAREPYCFKDPRFSYTLPVWRPFLKDTVFVCVFREPATTAESILKLSQKAPYLQNFSINWERAIQVWTLMYKHILEIHRYQGEWLFLHYNQAVTPPGLTRLAAFTEAAVDYSVPDPSLCQSFSNATVSEQAQKIYHQLCQLAAYQEPVFA; the protein is encoded by the coding sequence ATGAAAAACTGCCTAATTCTCGGTTCTGGTCGCAGTGGTACGAGTATGGTAGCAGCTACGTTAGCTAAAGCAGGTTACTTTATGGGCGATCGCCTCTCTACTGAAAGATTTAGTAACCCAATGGGTAATTTTGAGGATATAGAAATCAATCGTCTTAATGAGATCCTACTTGCTCAAGTAGTACCCAAAAGACCGAGGTTTATCGGTAACTACTTCTTTCGTCACCGACCTATTATGTGGCAGAGATGGCTATCATCTGTACCGCTAAATATAGATCTTCCTGCTTCAGAATTAGTTACTAAACAAATTACAGCTTTAACTGCTAGAGAACCTTATTGTTTCAAAGATCCTCGCTTTTCTTACACCCTCCCTGTGTGGCGACCATTTCTTAAAGATACGGTATTTGTTTGTGTGTTTCGAGAACCAGCAACCACAGCAGAAAGTATCTTGAAACTGTCTCAAAAAGCACCATATTTACAAAATTTCTCGATTAATTGGGAACGAGCTATACAAGTCTGGACTCTTATGTATAAACATATTCTAGAAATTCATCGTTATCAAGGTGAATGGCTGTTTTTACACTATAATCAAGCAGTAACTCCCCCAGGTTTGACAAGATTAGCAGCATTCACAGAAGCAGCCGTTGATTATTCGGTTCCCGATCCTTCCCTATGTCAATCATTTTCCAATGCTACCGTTTCTGAGCAAGCTCAAAAAATTTATCATCAACTTTGCCAGTTAGCCGCATATCAAGAGCCAGTATTTGCTTAA
- a CDS encoding SGNH/GDSL hydrolase family protein has translation MLNYWQRKIYYSRVYQQILKITGSKVIHCLGDSHIKIFEYISRENFWFHTRFKFSLVQGGTAMGLGHPKSKTQAIKVFSEYLQKVPKNDWLLFCLGEVDCGFVIWYRAEKYGVSVEEQFEYSLENYLNFLDELDKQGFKKIIISSVPLPTIIDDQDWGEVAKLRRSIKTSLQQRTALTRKYNRHLQNYCEKRDWFFLDFESEILDPDTGTVAHQYRHPNPLDHHLNAKTVAPIITQKIKQLGYW, from the coding sequence ATGCTAAATTATTGGCAAAGAAAAATTTATTACTCAAGAGTTTATCAGCAAATACTAAAAATAACTGGCTCTAAGGTAATACATTGCTTAGGAGATAGTCATATTAAAATTTTTGAGTATATTAGTCGAGAGAATTTTTGGTTCCATACTCGCTTTAAATTTTCTTTAGTTCAAGGTGGAACAGCAATGGGTTTAGGACACCCAAAGTCAAAAACTCAAGCCATAAAAGTATTCTCTGAGTATTTACAAAAAGTTCCTAAAAATGATTGGTTGCTTTTCTGTCTTGGCGAAGTAGATTGCGGTTTTGTAATTTGGTATAGAGCAGAAAAATATGGAGTTTCAGTTGAAGAGCAGTTTGAGTATTCGCTTGAAAATTATTTAAATTTTTTGGATGAGCTAGATAAGCAAGGATTTAAAAAGATAATTATTTCGAGCGTGCCTTTACCAACTATTATAGACGATCAAGATTGGGGAGAAGTAGCTAAATTGCGTCGCAGTATCAAAACAAGTCTTCAACAAAGAACGGCGCTAACAAGAAAATATAATCGCCACCTGCAAAATTATTGCGAAAAGCGAGATTGGTTTTTTCTAGATTTTGAATCAGAAATATTAGATCCAGATACAGGTACAGTCGCTCATCAATACCGTCATCCAAATCCTTTAGACCATCACTTAAATGCTAAAACCGTAGCCCCAATAATAACCCAGAAAATAAAACAATTGGGCTATTGGTAA
- a CDS encoding sulfotransferase family 2 domain-containing protein, protein MKNFSQTPKPEKTLIFVHIPKTAGSTLSSILERQYDPSKTWKFYPTYSSARESFNYFQKLPESERIKFKLVSGHIYYGLHDLLPQPSTYITMLRDPIDRLVSSYYFIRRHSTHPFHQDAKSMSLIDFFSCVERTRGFNNCQVRFLAGYDGDSVNEEVLSLAKQNLQSSFAVVGLQEKFDESIILMKNLLGWHHHFFYSKKLVSKKRPAKEKLSPAELKIMEKHNELDLELYEYARKIFRARVSELGSDLQRNLKFFRYFNQLYKSYSYFLESSHQVQKKIQSLLHNSNDGIS, encoded by the coding sequence ATGAAAAACTTTAGCCAAACACCAAAGCCAGAAAAAACATTAATTTTTGTACATATACCAAAAACAGCCGGTTCTACTTTATCAAGTATTCTTGAACGACAATACGATCCAAGCAAGACTTGGAAATTTTATCCTACTTATTCATCTGCTCGAGAGTCATTTAATTACTTTCAGAAACTACCTGAATCAGAAAGAATAAAATTCAAGCTAGTAAGCGGACACATTTATTATGGTTTGCACGATCTGCTTCCTCAACCATCTACTTACATAACTATGTTGCGAGATCCAATCGATCGCCTAGTTTCCAGTTATTATTTTATCCGTCGGCACTCTACTCATCCTTTTCATCAAGATGCTAAATCTATGAGTTTAATAGACTTTTTCTCCTGTGTTGAAAGAACGAGAGGGTTTAACAACTGTCAAGTTAGATTTTTAGCTGGTTATGATGGGGATAGTGTTAATGAAGAAGTTTTGTCACTTGCTAAACAAAATTTGCAATCAAGTTTTGCTGTAGTTGGTCTTCAGGAAAAATTCGATGAAAGTATTATTTTAATGAAAAATTTATTAGGATGGCATCATCATTTTTTTTATAGCAAAAAATTGGTCAGCAAAAAACGTCCGGCAAAAGAAAAATTATCACCAGCCGAACTCAAAATTATGGAAAAACATAACGAACTCGATCTGGAACTGTACGAATATGCTCGAAAAATTTTTCGAGCCAGAGTTAGCGAACTAGGAAGTGATTTACAAAGGAATTTAAAATTTTTCAGGTATTTTAATCAGTTATACAAGTCTTACTCTTATTTTTTAGAATCCTCGCATCAGGTACAAAAAAAAATACAATCCCTATTGCACAACTCAAATGATGGAATTTCGTGA
- a CDS encoding sulfotransferase family protein translates to MNAVNESLQFSSSSNPQPNFFIVGAAKSGTTSLWMYLKQHPEIFMPKRIADKEPSFFCHLYGYSDFDAYLRLFADVKEEKAIGEASHAYLTSPESAAWIKKVYPQAKIIIVLRNPVDRAYSLYNWMISAGYEWIDSFEKALNSEEERLNNQYFKHNNPQFYYNYLYFSSGLYDLQVKRYLENFPRKKVKIILFEELKDNPVLTTQRIFNFLDVDSSFVPEVSIHNPGKLPFSVSTQYFTKQKLMKYLHKLHIPKAGRIQKTVLNTNLFFGQFRPWYLTAETRRNLQDRYRDNILNTANLIERDLGAWL, encoded by the coding sequence ATGAACGCTGTCAATGAATCTTTACAATTTTCATCATCTTCTAATCCTCAACCTAACTTCTTTATTGTAGGTGCTGCTAAGTCGGGGACAACTTCTCTTTGGATGTATCTCAAACAACACCCAGAAATTTTTATGCCTAAACGAATAGCAGATAAAGAACCCTCATTTTTTTGTCATTTATACGGATACAGCGATTTTGATGCTTATCTGCGACTATTTGCTGATGTTAAAGAAGAGAAAGCTATCGGCGAAGCTTCACACGCTTATCTCACATCTCCGGAAAGTGCAGCTTGGATTAAAAAGGTTTATCCTCAAGCTAAAATCATCATTGTTTTACGCAATCCAGTAGATCGGGCGTATTCTCTTTACAATTGGATGATTAGTGCTGGATATGAGTGGATAGATTCCTTTGAAAAGGCTTTAAATTCCGAAGAAGAAAGATTAAACAACCAATATTTTAAGCATAATAACCCCCAGTTTTACTATAATTATTTATATTTTTCTTCTGGGCTTTATGATTTACAAGTAAAGCGTTATTTAGAAAATTTCCCGAGAAAAAAAGTTAAAATAATTTTATTTGAAGAGCTTAAAGATAATCCAGTATTGACTACCCAAAGAATATTTAATTTTTTAGATGTAGATAGCTCTTTTGTGCCGGAAGTATCAATACACAATCCGGGGAAATTACCTTTCTCTGTATCAACACAATATTTCACTAAGCAAAAGTTAATGAAGTATCTACACAAGCTTCATATTCCCAAAGCAGGTAGAATTCAAAAAACTGTCTTGAATACAAATTTATTTTTTGGACAGTTTCGTCCTTGGTATCTAACTGCTGAAACTCGGCGTAATTTGCAAGATCGCTATCGGGATAATATTCTGAATACGGCTAATTTGATAGAAAGAGATTTAGGAGCTTGGTTATAA
- a CDS encoding ABC transporter permease, whose product MIDSSSTELVIEAGRNKSQYWKDIWRYRELFYFLAWRDILVRYKQTVIGMAWALIRPFMTMVVLSIVFGKLAKLPSEGAPYPILVFAATLPWQFFATSLASCSTSLIGNSNLISKVYFPRLIVPASSVVVSFVDFLVSGMIMLGLMAWYNFIPSWRVITLPAFVAIAATASLGVGLWLAALNVRYRDFRYIVPFIVQFGLYISPVGFSSSIVPEKWRLLYSLNPMVGVIDGFRWAILGGESKIYLPGFALSVALVILLFATGIWYFRKVERTFADVI is encoded by the coding sequence ATGATAGATAGCAGTTCCACAGAATTAGTAATTGAAGCAGGTCGCAACAAAAGTCAGTATTGGAAAGACATTTGGCGCTACCGAGAACTGTTCTACTTTCTCGCTTGGCGAGATATTCTCGTGCGTTACAAACAAACAGTCATCGGTATGGCTTGGGCGCTAATTCGACCATTTATGACAATGGTTGTCTTATCAATCGTTTTTGGTAAGCTAGCCAAGTTACCTTCAGAGGGCGCACCCTATCCAATTCTAGTATTTGCAGCCACCCTACCCTGGCAATTTTTTGCTACTTCTCTTGCTTCTTGTAGCACCAGTTTGATAGGTAATTCTAACTTAATTTCTAAAGTATACTTTCCTCGCTTGATTGTCCCAGCAAGTTCAGTGGTGGTAAGTTTTGTGGATTTTTTGGTTTCGGGAATGATTATGCTGGGATTAATGGCTTGGTACAACTTTATCCCTAGCTGGCGGGTAATTACACTACCTGCATTTGTAGCGATCGCTGCTACTGCTAGCCTAGGAGTTGGACTTTGGTTAGCCGCGCTGAATGTACGCTATCGTGATTTCCGCTATATCGTACCATTTATTGTTCAGTTTGGCTTATACATTTCCCCAGTGGGTTTTAGTAGCAGCATTGTCCCCGAAAAATGGCGGCTTCTCTACTCCCTCAATCCGATGGTAGGTGTTATTGACGGCTTTCGCTGGGCAATCTTAGGCGGCGAATCGAAAATTTATTTACCTGGATTTGCCTTATCTGTAGCTTTAGTAATTTTATTATTTGCTACCGGAATCTGGTACTTTCGGAAAGTAGAACGTACCTTTGCTGACGTGATTTAA
- a CDS encoding FkbM family methyltransferase, translated as MQPAYRKSYLERQRLKKMPRYMATSTEVLGKEIELVDAASFLFMYKEIFKQEIYKFKANKKNPTIIDCGANIGLSILYFKQLYPESQIIAFEPDNKVFSILERNVKQFSFADVKLVKKAIWSSETTLEFMSEGADGGRIVQLESEREKYQVSTIRLREYLTQPVEFVKLDIEGAETEVVQDCQDLLRNIDNLFVEYHSFVNEKQSVDIILKILSEAGFRIHIHPSVISPQPFYHRDICLGMDLQLNIFAFREKHEIS; from the coding sequence TTGCAACCTGCATACAGAAAATCTTATTTAGAAAGACAACGTTTGAAAAAGATGCCGCGCTATATGGCTACTTCTACTGAAGTATTGGGAAAAGAAATTGAATTAGTTGATGCGGCTTCTTTTTTGTTTATGTATAAAGAGATTTTTAAACAAGAAATATATAAATTTAAAGCAAACAAGAAAAATCCGACTATTATAGATTGTGGGGCTAATATTGGTTTAAGTATTTTATATTTTAAACAACTTTATCCAGAAAGCCAGATTATAGCATTTGAGCCAGATAATAAAGTTTTTAGCATTTTAGAAAGAAATGTTAAACAATTTAGTTTTGCTGATGTCAAATTAGTTAAAAAAGCTATTTGGAGTTCAGAAACTACCTTAGAATTTATGTCCGAAGGTGCTGATGGAGGTAGAATTGTTCAACTTGAATCAGAAAGGGAAAAGTATCAGGTATCAACAATTCGTCTACGAGAATATCTTACTCAACCAGTAGAGTTTGTTAAGTTAGATATAGAAGGTGCGGAAACAGAAGTAGTGCAAGATTGTCAAGATTTACTTAGAAATATTGACAATCTTTTTGTAGAATATCACTCATTTGTCAATGAGAAGCAAAGTGTAGACATTATCTTAAAAATTTTATCGGAAGCTGGATTTAGAATTCATATTCATCCTTCAGTTATTTCTCCTCAACCTTTCTACCATCGAGATATTTGTTTGGGAATGGATTTACAACTAAATATTTTTGCCTTTCGGGAAAAACATGAAATATCTTAA
- a CDS encoding sulfotransferase family 2 domain-containing protein yields MNNHEKAKSLIFLHIPKSAGTTLNKIIENNYDKEAIFTIGIDTQGSINKFKNIPELERKKIKVLKGHMPFGLHELMPQPCTYITLLRHPVERIISSYHYILRSPVHYLHNYVTTKQISLENFVSTGMSTDTDNGQTRRLAGVSAGKLSGERIVDFGECYPELLTQAKENLINHFSVVGVVDKFDESLLLMKKELAWNNCYYISRNITKHKPNERQIKKETIEIIKENNQLDLQLYTFAQELLSQKIEKQGNRFAQELKNFQAKNNLYARFNRLKYWSRLEASRLKKLVMGAKYS; encoded by the coding sequence ATGAATAATCACGAAAAAGCAAAATCATTAATTTTTCTTCATATTCCTAAGTCAGCAGGAACTACATTAAACAAAATTATCGAAAATAATTATGACAAAGAGGCTATATTTACCATTGGTATCGATACCCAAGGAAGTATAAATAAATTTAAAAATATTCCTGAACTAGAAAGAAAAAAAATTAAGGTCTTGAAAGGACATATGCCATTTGGTCTTCATGAACTGATGCCTCAACCCTGCACTTATATTACTTTACTACGGCATCCCGTAGAAAGGATTATTTCAAGTTATCACTATATTTTAAGATCGCCTGTTCACTACTTACATAACTACGTCACCACTAAACAAATAAGTTTAGAAAATTTTGTTTCAACTGGGATGTCTACTGATACGGATAATGGGCAAACTAGGCGTTTGGCAGGAGTTTCCGCAGGAAAATTGTCAGGAGAGCGAATTGTTGATTTTGGCGAGTGTTATCCAGAATTACTAACGCAGGCAAAAGAAAATTTAATTAACCATTTTTCCGTGGTAGGAGTTGTCGATAAATTCGACGAATCATTACTTTTAATGAAGAAGGAATTAGCTTGGAATAATTGCTACTATATTTCGAGAAATATAACCAAACATAAACCAAACGAACGCCAAATCAAAAAAGAAACTATCGAGATTATCAAAGAAAACAATCAACTCGATCTGCAACTATACACTTTTGCTCAAGAATTACTATCCCAAAAAATAGAGAAGCAAGGCAATCGTTTTGCCCAAGAGTTGAAAAATTTTCAAGCCAAAAATAATCTTTATGCCCGTTTCAATCGTTTAAAATATTGGTCTCGGCTCGAAGCAAGTAGATTGAAAAAGTTAGTTATGGGAGCTAAATATAGCTAG
- a CDS encoding sulfotransferase family protein, which yields MLNNSWKTQIKAKVYRLFPNKKILTDPVFIIGCGRSGTTILGTLLSQHPQLAYLNEPRYIWYCEPKTDIWTEEAQRRSGKLQLTAKDLNKKTAAKIKQKFALQVRLQNGRRLVEKLPINSFRIDFINSLFPDARFVHLIRNGIEVAKSIAKLSETQAWFGVNNNNYKWQLLSEYASARGQGELVPLCTDNFLQGMLEWRLSVESAIEGLSNIESDRWLEIRYEDLLEKPIAVCTRLEQFIGVEPSQEMRQFAATQITRKSPPASRHTLSPTVQPIAGELLMRLNYTYASEELPK from the coding sequence ATGCTGAATAATTCCTGGAAAACCCAAATTAAAGCTAAAGTCTATAGATTGTTTCCCAACAAAAAAATTCTTACCGATCCTGTATTTATTATCGGTTGTGGGAGATCGGGTACTACTATTTTAGGAACACTATTATCTCAACATCCCCAGTTAGCTTATCTTAATGAGCCTCGATATATTTGGTACTGCGAACCAAAAACAGATATTTGGACAGAAGAAGCACAAAGGCGAAGTGGTAAATTACAGTTGACGGCTAAAGACTTGAACAAAAAAACTGCTGCCAAGATTAAGCAAAAATTTGCTTTGCAAGTTCGCTTACAAAATGGTCGGCGTTTGGTAGAAAAATTGCCAATTAATAGTTTTCGGATTGATTTTATTAATTCTCTATTTCCTGATGCCAGGTTTGTGCATTTAATTCGCAATGGCATAGAGGTAGCAAAATCAATTGCCAAACTATCAGAAACTCAGGCTTGGTTCGGAGTAAATAATAATAACTATAAATGGCAACTTTTGAGTGAATATGCTTCTGCGAGGGGACAGGGAGAATTAGTCCCCCTTTGTACAGATAACTTTCTCCAGGGAATGCTGGAATGGCGCTTGAGTGTGGAAAGTGCAATTGAGGGATTGAGTAATATAGAGAGCGATCGCTGGCTAGAGATTCGCTACGAAGATTTACTGGAAAAGCCGATCGCCGTTTGTACCAGACTCGAACAATTCATCGGGGTGGAACCGAGTCAAGAAATGCGGCAATTTGCTGCTACTCAAATTACTCGCAAGTCGCCTCCAGCTAGCCGACATACTCTCAGTCCAACAGTACAGCCGATTGCTGGCGAACTGCTGATGAGATTGAACTACACCTACGCAAGTGAGGAATTGCCAAAATGA
- a CDS encoding ABC transporter ATP-binding protein: protein MSDTVIRVENLGKKYIIAHQQQKRTKLLREALTNGAKSLKSKLMAPLGNKVSTPSKEEFWALADVCFEVKQGDVIGIIGRNGAGKSTLLKILSRITEPTTGRIYLQGRVASLLEVGTGFHPELTGRENIFLNGAILGMSKAEIKKKFDEIVAFAEVEKFLDTPVKRYSSGMYVRLAFAVAAHLEPEILIVDEVLAVGDAQFQKKCLGKMGDVATKEGRTVLFVSHSMPSVQRLCSRALLLEQGKLVLAGEVSSAVERYLNNTDIATKHQFNLLNHPRPKGNQANILFSKCLIIDSRREINSSLRLGEPFAVHLEAISRNYYEDLSLVVGVDTADERRISTVISNDFGTVFTVAPNIPLRVNVWFEELILYPGNYSVSIAIRSGRRSLDTLMYITRFQVSLLTYENTPPHNHSGGMVKTKARWEKTSQEHSFLELLGSQQQ from the coding sequence ATGTCTGACACAGTAATTCGCGTTGAAAATCTCGGCAAAAAATATATAATTGCTCACCAACAGCAAAAGCGGACAAAACTGCTCAGAGAAGCATTAACCAATGGTGCTAAGTCACTTAAATCTAAGCTGATGGCACCATTAGGAAACAAAGTTTCTACTCCCTCTAAAGAAGAATTTTGGGCGCTTGCGGATGTTTGTTTTGAAGTTAAACAAGGAGATGTTATAGGCATTATCGGTCGCAATGGTGCTGGAAAATCCACTCTCTTAAAAATTTTAAGTCGCATTACCGAACCTACGACAGGTCGCATTTATCTCCAGGGGCGAGTAGCAAGTTTATTAGAAGTTGGAACGGGATTTCACCCAGAACTCACCGGACGAGAAAATATCTTTCTCAACGGGGCAATTTTGGGGATGAGTAAAGCAGAAATCAAGAAAAAATTTGACGAAATTGTCGCATTTGCTGAGGTAGAAAAATTTCTCGATACCCCTGTCAAACGCTATTCTTCCGGAATGTATGTTCGGTTGGCTTTTGCGGTAGCCGCTCATTTAGAACCGGAAATTTTGATAGTAGATGAAGTTTTGGCAGTCGGTGACGCTCAATTTCAAAAAAAGTGTTTAGGTAAAATGGGAGATGTGGCGACAAAGGAAGGGCGGACAGTATTATTTGTTAGCCATAGTATGCCATCCGTACAAAGGCTTTGTTCTCGAGCTTTATTGCTAGAACAAGGTAAATTAGTATTGGCTGGAGAAGTCAGTTCAGCAGTCGAACGCTATTTGAATAATACAGATATAGCCACAAAACATCAGTTTAATTTATTAAATCACCCACGCCCAAAGGGAAACCAGGCAAACATTCTTTTTAGTAAATGTTTAATTATTGATTCCCGAAGAGAAATTAACTCTAGCCTACGTTTAGGCGAACCTTTTGCTGTCCATTTAGAAGCTATTTCTAGAAATTATTACGAAGATTTATCTCTAGTAGTAGGTGTAGACACAGCAGATGAAAGACGAATTTCTACAGTTATTAGTAACGATTTTGGCACAGTTTTTACTGTAGCACCTAATATACCTTTACGAGTTAATGTTTGGTTTGAGGAACTGATTCTTTATCCAGGTAATTATTCAGTTTCTATTGCAATTCGTAGTGGTCGGAGATCCTTGGATACACTAATGTATATTACCCGATTTCAAGTGTCTCTTCTTACTTATGAAAATACTCCACCTCACAATCATTCTGGTGGAATGGTCAAAACTAAAGCGAGGTGGGAAAAAACTTCCCAAGAACATAGCTTTTTAGAATTGCTTGGAAGCCAGCAACAATGA
- a CDS encoding glycosyltransferase yields MSLSIEVAICTYNNALLLDRTLATIAKQQVDSSITWSVLVVDNNSTDETAAIAQRYIDAGTIPQLRLVKEPQQGLSYARICAVRSTDSELIAFVDDDCLLSPDWVQQAVTFFQEHLQAGAVGSRVKLLWEVPPPEEILPFQGYLSAYDRGDLPLQMPSVGNTYLVGAGLVVRRSALLASGWLEKTALVGRNGKCLTAGDDSEIVLRIRNAGYELWYNPAMQLQHYIPQKRISPQYLQRLIRGIGQSQPFLYVLGNRLQPNLAVRLSTCGKSMRYFSKVLTSIIYRNLFQAHPLTAERLLYLNHSLGRLQGALQLFLRGYQV; encoded by the coding sequence ATGAGTTTGTCTATTGAAGTTGCTATCTGTACTTACAATAATGCTTTATTGCTCGATCGCACTCTGGCTACTATTGCCAAACAGCAAGTAGACTCATCGATAACATGGTCGGTGCTAGTGGTAGATAATAACAGCACCGACGAAACCGCCGCGATCGCACAACGCTATATAGATGCTGGTACAATTCCTCAGCTACGTTTAGTGAAGGAACCCCAACAAGGGTTAAGCTATGCTCGGATCTGTGCCGTGCGATCGACAGATTCGGAGTTAATTGCTTTTGTTGACGATGACTGTCTTCTCTCGCCAGATTGGGTACAGCAAGCAGTAACCTTTTTTCAGGAACATCTCCAAGCTGGTGCAGTTGGTAGCAGAGTAAAATTGCTCTGGGAAGTCCCCCCACCAGAGGAAATTTTGCCGTTTCAAGGTTATTTATCTGCATACGATCGCGGTGACTTACCCTTACAAATGCCCTCGGTAGGGAATACTTATCTCGTGGGTGCAGGTTTAGTCGTGCGGCGATCGGCATTATTAGCCTCTGGTTGGTTAGAAAAAACAGCATTGGTAGGTAGAAACGGCAAATGCTTGACTGCTGGTGACGACAGCGAAATAGTTTTGCGGATTCGCAACGCAGGTTACGAACTTTGGTACAATCCTGCTATGCAGCTACAGCACTATATACCTCAAAAGCGAATTTCACCTCAGTATTTACAGCGATTAATCAGAGGAATTGGTCAAAGTCAACCTTTTCTATATGTTTTGGGAAACCGTCTTCAGCCTAATTTAGCAGTGCGCTTATCTACCTGCGGCAAGAGTATGCGGTATTTTAGCAAAGTCTTAACTAGCATTATCTATCGAAATCTTTTTCAAGCTCATCCATTAACAGCAGAGCGTCTACTGTACCTAAATCACTCTCTAGGTAGGCTACAGGGAGCGCTCCAATTATTTTTACGAGGATATCAAGTATGA